The genome window tcctacatccaccaccatcatccattatccatcatagagtgtgtgagttgtctcgggatccaagattgatcgtaagagttcttgacaatcaaaggccatgtttgccaaagtctcttacatcacttggtgaagacaagtgtctagtgtaatactttttatttttaatcttttgcactttttaattggttttgtattaatgactttaattactagtttcttatgttgaaggtgattcttccttatcgtttgtccgtggtgtcttggcattattttactgtctatataaaataaaagattttcaccattcatatctccacggtctatatggaggtatgttggctacctggtcaggggttaagggaacggtttggtaagagtcttgccattgttcaatgtatagatcctgcaaaggacctaggtcaaatttagtaggacctccttcaatacccaacggtattggatggcgggggtccaaactttttgaccccctcataagttaaactactattaaaactttaacccgactacttaggactgtatccctgctgactcagactacttagccgagggtaacgttgccttcaaaagaggggcctaccacattatgcattaataacttaattaattatctttcaataatccgaccctttaggattgtatccttgctgactcaaactactgggttgagggtaacgtcgccttcaaaagaggggcctactacaataactaagataatctcttaaacaagtgcaaaagtgcgaaaataatcaaaggttacactatacacgagccggatccaagtgattcatcttgtctatctgtttttgtttttattttatttttcagcattttagttagttttattttcttagtttaaaacattttttctaatattttgatttgattggacgttgaggataaaccggtactaaaagctcttgtgtccttggacgacctcagtatcttaccaacactatactacgtccacgatgggtgcacttgcccatatgtgtgtttagtgttagtaaatatcgtgttttataaatttaaaacttggctaaaaagtgtaaaaagggcttaaaatatacacctaaattatattacacctaacgcacatcactaatcatctcggtttcaccccggcgtaggtagttgtttaatttagggtttcgaattgtttaTTACTtcatttgatttttgaaaccattgatagtagtgttacatttgttgcgaattcgtaaattgtcgaacgatgttaaaagttatgactttacgaaatgGTTATATGTAATTGTGTATTATCGtggttaggttttacttgtgttgattacaaagtgtattCTTGACCATTTTTCGAAACGTTGATAGTTATTAGCACCTAAGTCACAGTACACTATGTCCGCTAATCATACATAATTGAGTTGAATCTAAGaacttgtagaaaccctaggttggcaattaccgaaaccgggtgtgaacccttTTTCGTATTATTGTTTAGTAATCAATCTTTCGTGCATTCGTTAATTAGTAGTTattaatcaatcaaatcaattttattagtTAAATTCACATCTTccaacaaaacaaaaagaaaacaaatattATAGCAAGCTCCATAAACTGTGACACCTTTTTATAATTCGATCAAATCCAtacgcaaaccacatactcttcgtggttcgacccgttactaccactaactatttgttaagggtaatttgagcttataaatcttatctttgaccggagcacgACAATCctatcaaattttggcgccgttgccggggagtgcgtgcgctttgtgtttggatattgtttgaattacgtgattaactgtttaagtgCATAATTTCTTTTCTTAtactttgtctttttccttgttacgcgggtgtgttacttgtgcagattacaggtagtgcatgcatacaaagaattccgggaggacttcaccatTAGTTTAtgaaccggaaattgaaagaatcgcaagaaggaatttagcaagccggttagaagcaaccaTTGTTTCTAACCAAGCCGCCCAAACACGACAATCCACACCgtccattgaaaccgattcaatggtaAACCAAAACTCCAATCACCCAAACCTCAATCAAAACCAATTCCAATCCAGAGGAACCTTTCATCCTGCCCAAAATgttcaacctatacctcaagagcgACCGGGTGGTAACAACAATACCggaccacccacaccacctttcCAAAACCAAAATCCCAACAACACCCAAAGAACACCACCACAACAAAACCTTCATCGACAAACTTCCTTACCCATCAACCTTGATGACCGGAATGTCAATTCCGACCGTCGAGGCAACCGAGATCGTGGCAATCCCGCGAACGAAGACTCATTTTTCAACATAGACGATTTGAGAAACGCCATCCCCGATGACGAACCTTATAGTGtgcccggttatcaatcgccggaacatgtgAGTGTTCATACGGAATATTCGGACGATGGGGGATATTATGATGATCGggcgaatgatgatgaagattggggataTGTGAATCAGGGTAATGTTTACAATGCGAGAGGATTTGAAGATGAGGAGTTTGGCTATCAAAACGCCAATTTTGTGGGGGACAATGACTACGGGTATGGAACTAGGAGGAATGACGGTTACGAAAACAATGGCCCGCCACGAAACAACAATCAAAGGAACCGGAACGacgggttttacaacaacaacctCCATGAGGAGTGAATGACCGTTTTCGACCGGTAGTTACTGAAAATGACTCTCCGATAGTGTGCGAACGGAGAATGTTTGATTTTAAACCTCATTACATTAATATACTTCCCCATTTCAATGGAAGGTATAATAATGAGCCGTATACGCACTTGGCGGAGTTTTCGTCTATTTGTAACACTATCGGGGGGTACAACTTCGCATTAGAGGAGGTCAAACTTCGCTTATTCCAATTTTCGTTGAAAGACAAGGCAAATCAATGGTTTCTCACCCTTCCGGCGAATAGCATCCGGACATGGGGTGAAATGCAACAAGCCTTTTTAGACGAATACTATTCGATGGCGAAGACCGACGACGCTAGGGATGAAATAAGGTCATTTCGGCAACTATCGAGTGAACCGTTGCATGAAGCATTCACTCGATTTAAAGAATtgatgaggagatgcccacatcaccaaatagaaaagtgGGAATTGGTGAAGTGCTTTGTACGTGGTTTGGATGACGCGACATGGAATCGTCTCGAGTCAACGAGCAACGAGACTCTTTTGAGCAATCATGAAGATGACGATTGGGAATTTCTTGAGCAGATGAGCAAACGGTCAAAGGAAAAGGAATCAGCCGACCGAGCCAAGAAGCATCCCGTTTCCCGATCACTACCCGATCTTGATTCTAAGGATCGGATTTCCACTTTAGAACGGGAAATAGCGCGTATGAAAAAGAAAGAGGTGAATGTGGTCTAATTCGCGGTATGTGAGGATTGTGGAGATATTGGCCATAGGACCGATCAATGTCCAACGGGGCCGGGTGAGTACCCCGAGGAAGTGAATCAAGTGTTCGGGGATAGAAAAAATAATGATATGAATTCGAACACCTATCACCCCGGATTGAGAAACCATCCCAACTTCCGATATGGGAATGTCgcgaatcaaatgaacccgaacttTCAACCGGGTAATCAAAGCGGGTCATCATATCAAAAtcgccaaggtggtaaccaaggaggttaCCAACGCAATTACAATCAAGGATACCAAGGTAGAGATAATAATTATCAAGGTGGGTATCAAAGAAATTACAACAACCAAGGTGGTAATGGAAGTGGGTCAAACAACCAAGGGGGTGGTAATGATTTGAATGCGAAAATGGATGCGATGCTTTCAATGATGCAAGAATCCAAGAAGGAGAATGAGATTCGGGACAAAGCACATGAAGCATTAGCAAAACAAGTAGGCCAACTCGCGGAGGAAATGGCTCAAGTGAGAGGAAGCTCggggaagcttccaagtgacacaaTGGTGAACCCTAAGCATTAAGGGTCAAGCTcaaggaacacacgtgaggtaccaattaataaaattactttacgtagtggtcgagttgtAGATAACGGTGTTGAGCCATCATCACCCCAGTTTGtggaaggggtggtggaagatgctagtgagGATGAGTAtgaggatggtcaaacgggtcaaaatagaaaTGACTTGAAAAAGAATAATAACACTCCCGTTGTGACCATCCCtgtccccaaggctaaggaaaagggtgtggaggctaataccgccccttatcccgaagcattgaagggacccatAAAGAAGGtcgtaaacaaaagaggtccacaacaagaagagttgttggaaattttcaaacaagtaaaaatcaacttacctcttttggatgcaatcaaacaagtaccgtcttatgctaagtacttgaaagaatTGTGTACCCAGAAACGAACTCATAAATTTcctaaaaaattagatttaaccaaaaatgtaagttcgattctttcgggtgcacttccacctaagctccaagatccgggtgcgcctatcatttcaattcaagtaggcgattttaaaatcaaccgagcacttctagatcttggtgctcGCGTGAACATTTTACCGagtagtttgtatgaccaatacgagtttggtccacttcaatcgtcaaacaccaccAAGGTGTTAGCCGGTTTGACACCCAAATTACCCCGTGGAATTGTCTCGGATGTGATAGtaaaaatcgaggatttttactatccggtggactttctagttcttgattatgtggccaaggacccaaccaagcaacctacggtgattttgggtcgaccgttcttagcaactgcgAATTCTCAAATTGATTGCAAAACAGGAacagttgacatgacatttggaaactgaaggttgaggttgcatgttttttctggacttatgagccctccagttgatgatgaatgctatatggcggacattgttgacacgtgtatacctctttgcgacatAGTCGTGGATGGGGAAagcacaatggaggattgttatatgttagacaagtcacaggtggaggtggaaaAGAGCATAGACGAAGAAGTGAAAagtttggaggtgcttgcggttagagagggaaaaccgacatggacgcaccaagtcgagagtttaccggagagcattgatacCAAGTTGAAGTCGTCGCTAGTAGAACCTCCGGAGGTTGAATTGAAAGCATTGccgaagcatctcaagtatgcttatgttggtGAAGGCAATACGctcccggttatcattgcatcaaACTTAACCGTGGAGCAAGAAGAGAAATTGATGTGtgttttggtcaccaatcgggcggcgattggatggaccattgctgatttgaagggtattagtccctcggtggtgatgcacaaaatcatcacggaagagaatgtgactcctGTTCGAGATGCACAAAGAAGATTGAATCTGAATATGCGGGAGGTGGTGAAGAAGGAAGTGCTAAAATGGCTCGATGCaggtatcatttacccgatctcggatagccaatgggtgagcccaacacagacggttcccaagaaagcgggtatacaagtcgtcaaaaatgacgcaggtgaagaggtagccactcggccggtaaccgggtggcaaatttgtattgattataggaagttgaataccgcaacttccaaagatcattttcctttaccgttcattgatcaaatagttgagaaattgtcgGGGCAACAATTTTATTACTTCTTAGATGGCTATtctggttataaccaaattgccatccatccagAAGATCAATTAAAGACCACGTTTACTTGTCCATACGGCACCTTCGCATTTAGGCaaatgccgtttggattatgtaacgcccccgccaccttccaaaggtgtatgatgagtatcttttcagatatggtggggaAGTGAAATTTTCATGGacgatttctcaatttttgggtcatcatttgaggcttgtttggaccaactagataaagtgttaaaaaggtgtgtcgaaactagtttggtcctaagttgggaaaagagccattttatggttcaagaggggattgtgttgggacacgtggtgtcaagttgtgggatagaggttgatcgtgcaaaGGTACACGTTATATCCACTTTGCCGTATTCCATgactgttaaaggtgttaggtcattTCTAGGTCACGCGGGTTTTTATCGGtggtttattaagggttttagtgacaTAACCAAACCCTTATGTAACTTGTTGTTAAAAGATCAACCGTTTGATTTTAACGAAAATTGTCAAAACTCTTTTAACAAATTGAAAGAAAAGTTAGTTGAGGCtccaatcttgcaatcgccaaattggtcATTCCCTTTTGAaattatgtgcgatgcaagtgattatgcggtgggggtcGTGTTGGGACAACAGGTTGAtaagaaacccgttgccatatactacgcgagtaagactctttcggatgcacaattgaattacaccaccaccgaaaaagagctactcgcggtggtatatgcattggataaatttcggtcatatatatggggtagtaaagtgattatttattctgatcacactCCAGTTAGGTAGctcatggagaagaaagatgcTAAACCGAGATTGATCCGATGGGTAttgttgctccaagagtttgatttggagatacaTGATAAAAAGGGTACcgagaatgtggtagcggaccacttgtcccggtTGATGGTTGAAGAGGATCCTAAGTCGTTAAAGATCAATGAGTCTTTTCCCGATGAGCACATTATGAAATTAGATAAGTTACTGTGGTATGCTAACATTGTgaattatcttgttacaggtgacCTACCGGCACATTGGGATAGACGAAAGAGGCAACATTACATGTCTCAAATTAAATACTACCGGTTGGAAGAACCGCACTTGTGGAAGGACTGTGCGGATCAAGTGATTAGAAGATGCATAGATGATGAGGAAATTCCAAGCATGTTGCAGCATCTACACTCATTTGCATGTGGtggccattttagtggtcacaaaacgggtcatAAAGTATTGAATACTGGTCTTTATTGGCcaactatttttaaggatgcaaATGAGTTTTCCAAGAATTGTATAGAGTGTCAAAAATTAGGGGGTAtttcaaaaagggatgaaatgcccatgcaaccaatccttgtagtTGATGTTTTCGATGTgtggggtattgatttcatgggcccgTTCCCCAATTCTTATGGcaatttgtatatcttggtggccgttgactaCGTGTCGAAGtgggtcgaagcaatagccaccaagacaaacgaccattccgtGGTTTGTAATTTTGTTCAAACCAACATTTTTTCAAGGTTTAggattcctcgtgtcatcataagtgacggaggatctcattttaaaaactttcggtttgggaaacttctaaaacggtttggtgttgaccatagaattgctaccccctatcacccgcaaacaacgggcaagttgaggtgtcaaataggcaaatcaaagaggttttgcaaaagaccgtgcgggcggaccgtaaggattggtcaattaagttgaacgatgctttatgggcctaccgtacggcacataagacacccattggcactacaccttaccggttggtttACGGTAAAAATTGTCATTTACCGGTTGATCTTGTGCATAAATCATTATGGGCTATTAAAGAAgttaatgttcaatatgatgatgcaggtagGGAACGGAAACTCAAGCTATGCGAGTTGGAGGAGCTAAGGGAAATGGCATATGAATGCGCGTCCAAGTACAAGGATGGGATGAAGAAGGCGCATGATGCtaagttgagaaagaaagagtTCAAGGTTGGGCAAAAGGTGTGGCTTTACAATTTGAAGCTCAAGttctttcccggaaagctccggagcaaatggatgggaccctatgtaatcacccgggtcggacaattgggtgatgttacaatcgaggacccgaaggatgggTCGTGGCAAACGGTAAATAATCATCGGTTAAAACCGTTTCTCTATGGTAATGAAAAGTTGAATGAAAACAAGGAATCGATGAGCTTCGTGGTAAGCATTCCGGTTTATgaggtcgaatgaaaaggaccggtaacattTTGTGTAAAGTTATCTAGAATTATTTAATTGTTTGTGCGTTTTGGATATAATCGTTTCTGTTTCGTACTAACCCCgtttgattgtgtgaagtccggATGTCCCGAACGAGTCTTAAAGATGTaaggtatgtttttagactttattatgtgcattgaggacaatacacgacttttcagggggtggtagggccgttaatGGTTTGCatgtttaaaattttaacttagaaaaatttacaaaaagaattttaataatttttaggattttttaatGTGTATAGTCCCTTTATAAAAAGTCCTTAAAATTcttcttatttttcaaaaaaaaaattgaaattacAACCCGTCAGCGACGGGTCAGAGACCGTCTGGGACGGGCTTCGGAAAGAGCTGTCGGGTACATTTGCCCGTAACCAGCCACATAAGGCGTCGGCACACGGACCATTCATcccaacccgtcggcgacggggtgctggccgtcggcgacgggctcagCCTTGTTGTCGGCGGCTGGCTACAACCATCCCACATGATTCATTACTCTTAAAATCTCTGTTAGCTCTCTCAATAAACCTCACCTaccatcatcatcttctccataACTCCAAGAACCCTAAAACCTTCTAGTCTTCATAACTTCATCAAATCTCCACCAATCCAACCGATTTTTGAGTCCATTCTGAGTAATTTTTCGAGAGGAACAAAACTCCCATCACGGTTTCCATCAATTCTTGCCCGTTTGCAAGATTTCTGGGCGTGAAGCTTTGGGTTTTTGAAAGAGTGTTCATCAATTTACTTGCTTTACATCTttttcttagttcttcttgtcTACAACATCAAAGGTATGGATTTCCCTTGAATTTATGCTTGATTATCATATgtttagtgtttttcttccgaaattttagactttttagtttaagagtaggttgtttaaacaatgtatattGTTCTAGCATGATTTTGAGTAAGATTGGTTGTTTTGGATGGAATTTGAGCATGTtataaccatagtgaagtgattacacttGTTATGtacatgattgaacatgaaggtGATGTTGAATTTTGTTGAACTTATAAGAAATTGCAAGTTAACAAGGAAATTGATAAGTTAATGATAAaatgagcgactttggaagtttaaaaaggcgattttacattcACTTGTTAATAAAAATTTCAACATCGCgaatcatgttcaaagtttgaaaGTCTAGTGAAGGTTGGGTCTATAttgatgttttgtttgtttgtgattgtagtcaTGGCCGGTGGTAAAAGACAAAAGACTACAGGGCAAGCTTCATCATCGGGAGTAggttcttcttccggtttaataccgaagaagtgggagcagCTAAGCTCCGTAGAAGAGAATGATGCGAGACTGTATAGGCAGGATTGGGCGTGGGAAAAGCAAAAGCGCCAAAGTCTGGGATGAGGAGAAAAACAAACCCCTGTCGGTTATCAAGATAGGAAGTTAGAGGCCAAGCTCTGGAAATGGAAAATGGTCAACAACGTTAATACCTCGGTTCCGGAAAGGATTATATGTGAAGAGTTGTGAATGTTGAAGAGTTCAAACAAATTGGAACCGTGCAAATGTTTGAACGCCAAGGATGGGAGCGGGTGCTTGATTGGTGTGAAGATAACACCTCGCGGGTGTATCTGTCGGAGATGTGCGAATGGTTGTCAACGTTGAGGTTTATGAATAAGGATGGCCCTCCTGCTCAGTGGAAACTAGTTGGTAAGACAAGCCGAGGGCCAATGACAATGTCTTTCGAAACAATTAACTGCATCGCTCGGTTTGATTCTTTGGGGATGCAAGCATATGACTATCCAACCATGCAACAATTTTTGGATAATCATATGAACGATGGTGACCCGGATCAGATGACAACGGTTATTTTACATTACAGTGATGGGGGAGAGGCTAAAAGAACTCAAATGACAATCGAGGGAAAAATTCTTCAAGGAATTTCCCTAGAGAATGTGATGGTGAGATTCGGTGATCGGGGAGGAGTGAGAGCGAGCGATTGCAGGGTTGTCCATTCCTTGTTGTACGGGACCCCTACTTTTCTTGGAGACATATCGTTATGATGAATACATGGATCACCCGAGAGGCGTCTCAAAGGCGTTTTATTTCGTATGCGCGCCTCATTAGTGCTATGATTGTTCAACAGAATTGTTTGCCTCCGGAAGCAGTTTGGGTATCCAAACCTCTGGAAGAGTTCAACCTAGCatccatgaagaaaaattggAGAATAGATGTGAATCTGGCGGGAAATAAATATGTGGTGACCGACAAATTGGGTCACAAGTATGAGTTTGTTAACCCAGATGTGCAGCAGGGAGCTGGGGGAGATGAGGAGATGTTTGATGAAGAAGACGAAGATGAGCCTGATGGTCCACGGGGACCACAACAAAGGTACATGAGGCCACACAGGGAGATTAATGCAGATGTGGcaggttttgtaaaacaaagacAAGGGCAGTCGTTCAGAAATTATAACCGCGGGCAACAAGCGTGTTATGATAACATCTCGGCATGTATAGGCGAGGGCCGAGAATATAACAAGAGGAGAGAGACTTGGGAAGAGATGCACGGAACCTACTCGCAAGAACAGTGGGCCTCCCAAGCGGCCTATCGTGAGAGAATGGAGAAATATATGGAAGATCAACAATTGCAACAAGCGCTTCAAAGATCTCACATGGAACGCTTGATACAATTGCAAGAAGATATGGACCAAAGACGGGCATGGCAAGAAGGGGAGGAAAAAGCGCGGCATGACCGAAACACGGTGGAGGACAATCGTTGGAGTGCCTTATTTGTCTCACAGGAATCGGCTATTAATAATGCCAAAATCCTACACGATCAGGAGAGACATCGAAGAGACTATGAGGTCGGCCTCCCTTATGTCGAGCACTCGGGATGGACCGACTACCCCAATCTCCCCGTCCCACGAGGCCCATCCGACCCATCTCATCACTGGCCCGAAGCCGTCGGCTCCAGTTTCATTCCGATTCCCTATCAGCCACCACCTCAAGGAGAGTCGAGCCCACTTGATAACTACAGGGAGATGTTTGaagccctcactggttatccataccagcCAAACCCGCCAGTTGATCCCAACGAAAGATATCAGCGGTGAAGGCAAGGTATGttttgtgttgttgttgttgttgtatacttTAGTTCTTTATTTCTTTTTAGTTATTATTTactttttgcctagttaaatgaacgttgtgggtgtgttccctatataaccctcacgagacctctcgtcctcccaagctattggggggtttaaaagggcttgttgcatgagctaaatgcaaccgtgattcctacgaaagtgagttaggtttgttgttgttgtaaattattttccacATGAATCAAAGTGAAATAATGCATGGcttggtaatattttcataaaagtggtagaactaggtaactaacaaattttgatggttgtgagaagcatgcttctacacaagggttagaaTGTGTAGGTACAACATGTTCGTGGGACAAACGTTTTTATGAAgagtggggatgggggagtaataaaagttttcgattttgacccgttcatttaaacactacacattgaggacaatgtttacctcaagtgtggggatggaggaaaatttcaaaaatttttcaaaaatgtcttgtttaaaaagcgatcttaaaagaacaagtaactaagttaacgagggatggcacaacccatttggtcttttgtcatggtcaagttcaaatcaataacatgacgggtatttagcgggtggttatttgggaataattcgcctaaggaactagcatttgatgcatatcacatatcatacccttagaCGTGAGGTTTtaagccacttttatatcatggatttacatttatatgtttctttgtttgagtggaccattagtcgcgtattgtagaacttgcaacttttgatacgttcgaaatcatagaccgaatacaagcacgagaatgattaacgcattaggtaaacctttttccttttaaaccatttatctatccttacccaaacaagtcccctagtcgcccaatttgagcctaaacctttcgtttgacaacccacttagcccataaccataagccttttctttttaaacccgtgtgatgaaaattcgattataggagcttaagtttgtatagttgtgattcatttgtattgaaaaaaaaaacagaaaatgttgcgaaaaagaatgaaaaagcattaagaaaaacacaaaaagaagtgttagtagttgttgaataaaaggtgaaagttgttgcctcatagttgatgtttatattcagttttgtttagtttagtggtttgtaataaaaatcgaatttttcctcaccttagccactttaaaatatcctatttcctacccttaggctagccccgttacaacccttacaaagaccttatgacttgtgcttagtattcgtgatcggtggtggagaatgattgagttgcaagcctatgcgggtacgtgttctaatcggtgttgagcgattaattgttgaagtgctaatacattatataCATTAGCCAACTTTTcagccgagtggagagaacattgtaagtgatatgcatgacttgttagttttacgggcgggttaatcttggataaccattattATATGTGATTTTCACTTAACCGGTAAATATGTGGAAATTGTAAAGAGTTTCAACTTTTGTATGACATTAGACCTtgacctttgtctcgggaatggggagtgtgttcgttgttcgacccacgtgaaagtaaaaaaaaacagatttgcttgaggacaagcaaaagacaagtgtggggatgtgatacgtggttgaaaaccggtgttcgttattgtgtaacttgatgtttttacgtaagttttaatCTCGGATGGCCTACTTTTA of Helianthus annuus cultivar XRQ/B chromosome 1, HanXRQr2.0-SUNRISE, whole genome shotgun sequence contains these proteins:
- the LOC110932599 gene encoding GATA zinc finger domain-containing protein 14-like, translated to MVNQNSNHPNLNQNQFQSRGTFHPAQNVQPIPQERPGGNNNTGPPTPPFQNQNPNNTQRTPPQQNLHRQTSLPINLDDRNVNSDRRGNRDRGNPANEDSFFNIDDLRNAIPDDEPYSVPGYQSPEHVSVHTEYSDDGGYYDDRANDDEDWGYVNQGNVYNARGFEDEEFGYQNANFVGDNDYGYGTRRNDGYENNGPPRNNNQRNRNDGFYNNNLHEE
- the LOC110932591 gene encoding eukaryotic peptide chain release factor GTP-binding subunit-like; this translates as MNPNFQPGNQSGSSYQNRQGGNQGGYQRNYNQGYQGRDNNYQGGYQRNYNNQGGNGSGSNNQGGGNDLNAKMDAMLSMMQESKKENEIRDKAHEALAKQVGQLAEEMAQVRGSSGKLPSDTMVNPKH